tgtggggaccaatagccaccccctctcccccccttggctattgggagccacctcgcaggggggtgagccaccccccgcgaggtggggaccaatagccaccccctctcccccccttggctattgggagccacctcgcaggggggtgagccaccccccgcgaggtggggaccaatagccaccccctctcccccccttggctattgggagccacctcgcaggggggtgagccaccccccgcgaggtggggaccaatagccaccccctctcccccccttggctattgggagccatggtggactcacagcctggTTACTATATTTGGGAgccatggtggactcacagcctgaTTACTATATTTTGAGTAGTATCATCTGTCTCTCTGGAAATAATGTACTGTTTCACAGACGGGTGTACATCCTCAGTGTATTGCTCTGGGGGCAATAATATAATTAATGATTagtcatcaatgatcgattttaatattTATCAGTAATACTACAATTAATAAGTTTCTATTAATTACAGATAATTGTTTCAAGTAGATTATAATCTACtccaagaattattttttaatattaatgtgatatatcaatattattattttttaatattaattattaatttttttcaacatcCCTTAGTATTGCTTAAAGTAACATTAGTtgttgatatcattattttattattagttgtgttaatattattaattattaattcataTCGTTAACATTTTTCACCAGTGTTTATAGTGTcttaattgtgatttttaatatcttgattaatattaatttttatatttattaatattaataattaataattaataatcttgttcctgatatccttccgggagagcatgatattactcccagtgtcacagaaagtgtacacccctctatgatgtcATTCCTAGTAGCCAGGGGGTAAAgtatgacattattgaaactatcgcAGTGTGTGTACATGCCGTCGGACATCTTTTTCCTTCTATCCACGGTGAGATAGGTttatatgactcccaatatcaccgTGGGCGTGGACCTCCACCGTGATAttttccctaacatccaaaggtggagagggtGATGTTTCTTCCGATTTCGCTTGGGTTGTACACCACCCCTGTTATATGTTTCCTACTCTCCAGCTGGCGAGAGGATGATATCAgtctcaatattgcaggaggtgtacactcctcggtgatattgttcctaatatccagggacggagaggatgatatcactcccattaaagcagggggtgtacacctcttctgtgacattgttcctaatagccagccagggagaggaagatattaccgccaatatcgcaggggtgtacacccccttatgatattgttccttatatcctgggagagagacgatgatactagtggcaatgtcgcaggggttgtacacacccactgtgctatTGTTCCGAATAACacgatatgactcccaatatcacggGGGGGaggtacatcctcctgtgatattgtttcttatattcagggggagaggatgatatgactcccaatatcgcaggggttgtacacacctcctgcgatattgttcctaatatcccgaaggggagagcataatattactctcaatatctcagggggtgtacacctcctttgtaatatttttcttcatatccaTGATAGGAGAGGATGATAAGACTCCCAGTATGGCAAGAAGTGTACAGCCGGCTGTGATATAGTTCCTTACATCCAGGTAGGGAGAGGATGATGTTACTGCCCATATCGTACAAAgtgtaaaaccccttcgatattttgcctgcaatcctgaggggagaggatgatattactccaatatcgaagaaggtgtacacccccctggGACACTGCGCCCAATATTCACGTTGGGAGACGATGACAAtatgcccaatatcgcaggggatgtacacccaccctagGATATTGTTCCTATATCGAGAGTGGGAGAAGACGCTATTACTCCCTAtaacgcaggggctgtggctgtacacccctcctgtgatattgttctttatatcctagggaagagaggatgatattacacccaatatcgcagggggtgtacacccactcaGTGATGTTGtgcttaatgtactccacctcccaccaccagggatatcgttcctaatatccaggggaagagaggataacattatgcccaatattgctGGGGAGtatacacaccctctgtgatgttgttcctaggaTCCAAAGGtagagaagatgatattactggccatatcgcagggggtgtacacccttctgtgatatcgtttttgacattcagttgGGGGAGACGATCacattaatcccaatatcgcagaaggtgtacagacccctgtgatgtggttcctaatgtacaggggaaagagaagaatattactctcaatatcgcagggtgTGTAATCACACTGTCCCCTGTATATTGTCCCTAATATGCAGAGGGGTGGAGGCTGacagtactcccaatatcccagaaggtgcacacacacctgtgatatagtttctaatatccagcgggaaagaggctgattttactttcgatatcacagtgggtgtacaccgcccccaaccccggggtatcgttcctaatatccaggcgggaagaagatgacattgctgacaatatcgaagggggtggacaactcttctgtgatatggttcctgatatccagggggtgagtggatgatgtgtacaccccgcctgtgatatgaatcctaaaacctagaagaagagagaatgacattgcttccaaaaacacacggggtgtacacccaccctgtgatattgttcctgtcatctaaaggaagagatgatgatactactcccactaccggagaaggtacacacccccctgtgatattgttcctcataacttgtaGGGGAGAGCGTGATCTTACTTCcaatatgacagtggcttgacacccagtctgtgatattggttCTACACACCAACTCTGTGCCCCTCTTTTCCATGCGTTCTCTCCTCACTGTTGGAACCTCGGGGGAAGCTTTATCTCtggttacagatgaagagacgaggggtctgagaggttaagcaagtttgttactggaaaacggtcccgatccagaccccaagagaggtttcttggatctcacagaagaaagaattcggggcgaGTCCATCAAGTGAAAGCAACTttatgaggaaagaaaaggaataaaagaatggctactctggccgggcgcagcggctcactcctgtaatcctagaactttgggatgctgaggcaggtggatcacctgaggtgagaagttcgagaccagcctggtccaacatggcaaaaccctgtctccactaaaatacaaaacattaacggtgtggtggcaggtgcctgtaatcccagctactaggaaggctgaggcaggagaatcacttaacccaggaggcggagcttgtagtgagccaagatcatgccattgcattctagttcggccaacagagcaagactccatctcaaaaaaaaaaaaaaaaagaaaaaaaaaagaaaaaaaagaatggctgctccacaGGCAGAGTGGCCCCAAaagctgctggttgcccattttcatggttatttcttgatcatacgctaaacaagggttggactattcatgagtgttccaggaaaggggtgggcaattcccagaactgagagttTCTGCCTTCCCTTCTGAGTCCGTGTAGGGtaacctccagatgttgccatggcatctgtaaactgtcgtggcgctggtgggagtgtcttgtaGCAGTTAAGgcattataattagcacataatgagcTGTGAGGgcaatcagaggtcactctcgtggccatcttgggtttgaggctttggccagcttctttactgcaacctgctttatcagcaaggtctttatgacctgtatcttgtggggacctcctatctcatcctgtgacgaagaatgcctagcctcctgggaatgcggcccagcaggtctcagcctcccttttcccagcccccattcaagatggagtcgctctggttcacgTGCCTCTGACAAGCTGGCCTGGGTTGAGTGTCCCCTAGTGTGTGGTTGTTGGAGGTATTCCTAGGAGTAAGAGGGATTGTCAGTAGGAAACAGGCCTCTGTTAGCCCTGGGGCTGGCACTCTGCCCCAGTATGTCGGTCTCATTTTAGTGGtgacaaaactggggctcagagataTCAACTCCCTCATCTCGAACCCCCAGActgtcagtggtgggctggggttatgaatgtggggcttgaagacccatcatctcctctggtcccccagtctctgctgcccaagaggaacaggatcccaggatccaggcccctcatggcaccagccagggtgggtggagatgggAAGGCACAGTTCCAAAGCCCCCCGGATTCTGAGGCAGTTCGGGGGCCGAGAGCAACCCGGACCTGCGGACCCCACCCcgagaagaatggctgcaggccTGGCCCAGCGGGCAGGAGGTCTGTGTCCTCAGTCAACGTGACGGCGCTTCCCGCTCCTCCAGCCAGGCCGTGCCGTCTTCACGTTTCCAGTCATGCGGCCTCCTCTCCAATTCCCAAGCCCAACCCACAGAGACAGCGATCTGGGGTCAACGTGAGGTTTGTCAGCAGTTCTGACCCGCGGAGGCTCGGGGCAGGGCTCTGGTTGCAAGCATGGGGtcccagaacctcctggctctgtcacctctgctgggtggcaaaccaacccaggactgaaccagtgacacctgtggcgctcccagaacctcctggctctgtcacctctgctgggtggaacACCAACCCAGGACTGAAGCAGCAGATGGGTGCCTGATTCCTTATTATCAGAGCTCCGCCCACTGGCAAGTCcctctccgggcctcagtttccccttccattAAACAAGGGGCTTGGGGGATACAAAGGAGAGGTAACAgcttagtgaggatgggaggtttcttctggggagatgaaTACATTTATGAAACTTGATGGCGTGAGTGGTTGCACAGGACTGTGAATGCACAAATGCCACACTATTTGCGTTGAAATAGTTAATTGCATGCGATGTGAATGTTacctcatttaaagtgtttaaaagaggggcctgggagagtgCAGTGTATGTGAGAATCACGTGAGACACCCACAGTCTCTAACCTCGGTTTCCTTGCCGTAAACTGGCAGAGACCGTGTGAGCTGTGTTCCTGGGGCCCAGAGATTCCAAGAAGGAAAACCTGGGTTTCCAGGGATTGGGATGAGGGCCGGAGGCCGGAAGGGGAGGGGTATGTGGGGACAGCTGGGGGGCAGCCCAGATAAGGCTTTCAATACCTACACAGGCGGAGATCCCCGCATCTCACTTCCCGCAGGGCTGACCAGTGGTCAGAGGTGGGACTGGCCAGGCCCGGCCCAACCAAGTCTGGGAGCAGAGGACACTGAGTGAGGGATCCCTGGGGCCACCCTCACTGGCCTGTGGCTCTCCTGACACCACAAGAGAGGTCCAGGAGCTGACCTTGGGTCCTAATGGGGGACATCTTCCTGGCTgcaggctggcagggtggtgtggtggtcagtgtactgggctctgcATCTCTGCCCCTACCTGCTGTGTGACGGTGGGCCagacacctaacctctctgtgcctctatttcttcaatggcgaacagggacactagcagcccccacatccaggcacagtggcctgaaGGTTAAAGGCAAGGGCGGCACGAGACCTACAGCAAGAGCTCTGAGCAGGGAGAGCAAGGAGCTGCCCAGAGTTCCACCACCATCTCCCCTCTGGCCgccgaggaaaccgaggctcatgatgacctggcccaggtctgttggactcacagttcttctCATCCCCAAGATCAGAGGGCTGCCACCAGGGAAGGAGATGGCCCCcagacacagcccaggaagcacacagggaaggatgccctggggacttcggtatgttattgcaaaaaaaaaaaaccatttattgctatttgaaccctgctttcatgcctccatttcccagaaaatgagccacgggagacaccaggagagggaggagaccatcctccttgcacaaaacccactccctcggatgctgtcctcagcgagggtggctgggggccaaccagggggcccacccgcagagtggcagaggaAGCAGGTTGACCCTGCGGACGTTGAGCTCTGTAGCgaaggtcctggccttctggtagaagaagaGCGACTTCTCACggtccaggaggaagttgtgggagatggtggcCGGCCGCGTGTAGATCTTTAGCTgtgccttcttgttgcccaggtccacGGCGGCTGCCAGTGCCAGCTGGTAGTACCCGGCTGCATCAAACGGGTCCTGAAGGGGACAGGTCATGCTCAGCAAAAGGGGGACTCGGAGGCCGTCTTCCCAGAGGCCGTTCCTGTCTCCAGGTCATTCCACATGTCCAGCCAATGCTGGCTCACCCCATGAACCCCGAAGCCTGTgacactgctgtggtctcagctgcaggaggtggggatgaccctgacacccctggaagccttcctgactgcccctacgccccactcaccccaagtctcctgccccagtgccaccctctctgcaggcagtggctgctttccccatgggctgaggtcagggcagatcctgcctgctctgagagttccatgcagggcccgtggctccaagccacagcaggggcacagcattgagtgacccaggctcccctctggcccctgtccatgctgaccatttccaggccctccacgggacaggccaggtacaaaaccatctcacaggtgttctctctggcaatgttccctgaaatattgacggagtgtgactccccagacatccactcccattttcaatgcatctttggctcaaactcaccatccctgggttgggatgccGTCTCCCAGACCTCCTTCTtgaccctcccatcccccacccggctTCTCCCCAGGCGCCTCCTTCACATGGGGTCACCCAAGGCACCTCTCTAAGACCCATGCCTAGCCTGTCCCTCTTTACCATCTCAAGATGACTCCCAGGGCCAAGGACAAAGTCCAAGATGCAGCAGTCCATTCCCCCACTGCCCCGCCCCACACACGGCGCAGGGGCGTGAGAAGGCCCCGAGTCACCGCCACTGCTCATCCACTGCCCCTCGGCCCagccgaacactggactctgtgctgggtACGTGGCTGAGCCTAATGTCCTTGCTCCCAgtctgagggacctgggagtgaacactgaccacacagggtgGCCTGGGttgtggcagagggaagcccaggagccATGGGGtcccaggaggccccagactcagccgggggtggaaggcaaaggcttcctgaaggggtgggggcatcccaactaaacaggaaggagccagccaatgcatatgtctctgcgtgtgcctgtgcgtgtgtctgtgcatATTTGGGtgcctgtgtgtctgtgcgtgtttgtgtgcctgtgtgtgcgtgtccgtgtgtgtgcgtgtctgtgtgtgcgcgcctgtgtgtgcgtgtgcgtgtgcctgtgccCGTGTGCATTTGCGtgtgcatttccatgtgcctgtagtgtgtgcagcagctagtgagtggcaggctGAGCCAGGACACACCTAATCCTACCTATTCCAGGGCTCGCTCTCACGTGTAGACTAAAGGGGACCCCTTTTTAGAGGCAATCGGCAAAGATGCCCATTTACCCCTGCCtctctgccagccttccaggcCCCATGCAGCCCGGCTTTTTCTCCtactcctctgggccctgggtccagagccTACTACACAAGGAGGAGGGTgtagccttggaaagacagccgcccttggggaattccaagggggcctccctgtgggaagctggcctgcgctgacagcatagtcacgatgaggcccagagggctgtgcatgggaaggaagactgtgcatgggaaggagggctgtgcatgggaaggaggtgaaggaggcctctgcccctcaaccccaaccgtggactttggcctctcaggtactacttggccctttccttcctcctgggcaGGCGGAGTGGGCGGCAGGCTTGACCAAAACAGAGaaaggcctcttctgggaggcccGTCCCCCTGAGTCCCAGGCGAGCCCCTGAGCGGTGAGCAGCGTCCCTCTGGGTCTGACACTTGGCACCTCCCtgtctggctgggacttgggaggccacAGGGACCACTTCTGACCACCAGGTGTCGCCAGCACTGGGCGGGGGCCtcccgggcagccccaggcctgcggTGGGGGATACGGGGCAGGGTCttagggctgccccagctcctcatgttgttctaaggCCCCCAAGATCTCGGCCGCAggactggagtgccctggcccctcagcccaTAAGGAGCACTGACGCGGTGCCAGTGCGATGCTGAGGAGGGGCGGTGCCTGCTGGGCAGAGGGGTGGAGACACCCCAGGTCTGAGTCTGACAGTCCcagctctccacccctgcagggctgggggcagagggagcacagcacctCCCCTCGAGACAGACCCGACCCAGCAaggcctcagcctggctggctggggcccCGCCCCACCGCACCTGCCCTGAGCTAgagtttccctgtctgtgaacccaatggtaagacactggtcccaccccacccttcctgggtgatgtgaagattcaaggtgtctcgggactccaggaaggagttgctcagtgcaggctggcaccctgggTAGGCTTCCTAGACGAGGCACCAGGATTTGGGTTGGATCTTGCAACGTTGATTCAATGCGAGGATGATGCCGTCCTCCGAAATGTCCTTCTCCCgaccctgttttctttgttaaatgcaacTTAACACTTGACTGTCAAGAATCAGCTTTGGTGTCATCTCCTCCAGGAGGGCCCCCCGACTATAATCCTCCTTCTTTACCCAGAGGACACCACTGCCCACTCAcgtgtcagcctccctggctgagactgagttcttgagggtggggcctggccagctTGGGAGCTGGGTTGTATCTGCTGACCTTGCCGGCTCCTCCAGCCGCGTGCAGAgctccagggaggccactgggccattcctaaggaaggctggaacccaggcctctggggtcTGGGTGGAGATCCCACTCCAAGGGGGCCGGGAACACCCcaagccctgcccctccccacccaccttcaggTCGTAGAAGATGATGTCACCGAGCACCAGGTACACCTTCACGTAGTAGAGGGTCTCCTCGTCGAACTCCAGCGGCGAGTTGCAGAGCTATAGGGCCTTGAGGTAGAAGTGCTCCGCCAGCTTGCCATGACCCAGCTGATGGTGCAGGGCGGCCAGCCGGTGGTAGGCCATGCGCTCGTTCAGCTGGTCCCCTGGGGTGGAGGCCaaaggggcaggtgtgaggatgtggctccctggggcagggagggcacaggCCCCTCTGGAGCAGGTATGCAGACCCCAGGCAGCACACCTGGCTTGCCTCCAGGCACCTGCggtcacctgggcagctctggccagtcccttctgggttcccagactcactttcccatctgcaaagcagaattaataaggcctgcccctgtctactGTGAGGCTTTGGCAAAGTCGGACTTGGATGGCCCAGCTCTGTGCCTACACATGGCCACCTGCCTATGCTCACTGGTTTTAACCAGGGGAGCCCAAAAGCCATGCAGTCCAGGTGCTCCCAGGCACCCCGgctccaggcaacccacagacATAATATCCGACTCCTCCTGGGTGTGTCACAATCAGAGCCCCCTACTTTGGGGAGTCAGCTGCACCCCTACTGTGTACTGGGCCACAGGGCACAAGGCGCTGGGGCACGCGGCCTGCCtagggttccctgtctctggagggggacagacgaccctggcacagcaccaggggatgcccggccttaaggggcagactgttggaaggggaactgggattttatcagccagagagcCGTGTGGTTGATGAGGGTGGGAAGGGTACAAGAGAAAGGGAATATGCCACTCAGCCTGGCACATACAGGGACCAATGAGATGCCTggcatgtctggaaggcagagggcacactgggtggcccttgtggtcagcagcgggaacaggcagaggaaacagagctcagtcaggcagggagctctgcactgCGTGAGAGACCTCGGGCTGTGCCGCACAGCCGGACGGGGAAGCCAGTTGggcagatctgcctgcctggacaggagaccaggaaaatccagcagctgtttcagctcctgtcctgcagtcctggaggctgggctctggcaaagtgtgggtcctggcagggtgggggctcaggggacttaCCCAGAGTGATGCTGAGTGCTAGGGCCACGTAGGCAAACTCCAAGCACTCCTGGGGATTTTCCAGTGTGGCCAGCAGTGCCACCAGCTTGTTGCACAGCTGTAGCTGCAGCTCCGCCTTGCGGTTGCCCGTAG
The sequence above is drawn from the Macaca nemestrina isolate mMacNem1 unplaced genomic scaffold, mMacNem.hap1 Scaffold_95, whole genome shotgun sequence genome and encodes:
- the LOC139355304 gene encoding SH3 domain and tetratricopeptide repeat-containing protein 1-like isoform X3, with the translated sequence MTTGNRKAELQLQLCNKLVALLATLENPQECLEFAYVALALSITLGDQLNERMAYHRLAALHHQLGHGKLAEHFYLKAL